Proteins encoded together in one Camelus dromedarius isolate mCamDro1 chromosome 11, mCamDro1.pat, whole genome shotgun sequence window:
- the LOC135322451 gene encoding basic proline-rich protein-like, which yields MRHDNSGEASLEEGGRAPLSRALGRPLHAPAAGREEGRRGAAGRGPQPRPPSRAGDEEAAAAAGGRAGRAPPRPDREAGEGALAARAEYSPRGPRGLGASALGGPGGAQPPPRPRPRREARQDGRAASLLSPRYKYRLGPHPPPPPPPTPGALRKVRRPRAGRREREGDGAAPGTARVPAVQQPPQLEARPPAAPALPPAPRPDSSQGTTRRG from the exons ATGAGGCATGACAACAGTGGCGAGGCTAGTTTAGAG GAGGGAGGGCGCGCGCCCCTCTCGCGGGCACTCGGGCGGCCCCTCCACGCGCCGGCAgcgggaagggaggaggggaggcgcgGGGCGGCGGGCCGCGGGCCGCAGCCGCGGCCGCCCTCGCGGGCAGGGGacgaggaggcggcggcggcggcgggcggccgGGCCGGGAGGGCTCCGCCGCGGCCGGACCGAGAGGCGGGGGAAGGCGCGCTGGCCGCCCGGGCCGAGTACTCACCGAGGGGGCCGCGCGGGCTCGGGGCGTCCGCACTCGGGGGACCCGGGGGAGCGCAGCCTCCGCCGCGCCCGCGGCCTCGCAGGGAAGCGCGGCAAGACGGGCGGGCGGCGTCGCTGCTGTCACCGCGCTATAAATACCGGCTCGGCCCacacccgccgccgccgccgccgcctacGCCGGGCGCTCTCCGCAAAGTCCGCCGGCCGCGGGCCGGGCGGCGGGAGCGCGAGGGCGACGGCGCCGCGCCGGGCACCGCGCGGGTCCCAGCGGTGCAGCAGCCTCCGCAGCTGGAGGCACGGcctcccgccgcccccgccctcccGCCTGCGCCGCGGCCCGACTCCAGCCAGGGGACCACGCGCCGCGGCTGA